The sequence CTTAAGAAGTTATCAATTAGATTTCACTATCAACTGTTCAACACCATAACTGCGATAATGAGAAATGAATCTTAGTGGATTTAGAGAAAACTAGCACTAACTGTACCAAAGTACACGtgcacaaaatgaaaaaaatggaaACATTAAATTTGACGTTCACGCCACCAACCATACAAAACTAGACTGTTGTCTTACTAGATTAGTTAAATCTTAACCAAATtatgcacccatgtatcaatttATGCCAGTAACTCAACATTCTTTGTTAGTATCAATTATAACTACTGTTGTTCACAAACACGAGGACACGACAAATGAAGTTACCTGTTATGAGTTGGGTTTAATAACATTCACCTCCACCAGAAAATGTACTGCCGTGCAACAAGTATCCACCACGACAAAAACAAGAACAACATTCACCAACAGTATTTCTGCAACATCCACCACCAGTGCTACAACAACACATTCCACCACCATTACTACCACAGTATCAAGATTACAAATTAAATATCAACAGTCTCTACAAATATCATTAGATTAAAATATAAATCTAAATCTAAATGCATACCTGATATGAATAATATTGGTACATCTTCACTATTTTTTTTCTCCTCCTCCaacaccaccaacaccatcaactaataaaataaaaatttgatatcTTCCTCAACCACCACCGCTGCCACCACTTCCATCATCATCTactaaatgaagaaagagttaacATCCTCCGCCACCACCAACGTTGTTGCACCAACACCACCATCCACTACCATTCAACGACCTTTAATCATAAAGTttttaaaaacctaaaattaggtTTCAGTAATTTCGATGAactgaaacttcaacttacattGAATAACAACAATTCTTCTCTTCAATTGATGATATTCAATATTATTCAATCAATTcataaaaaaatcatcaaaattattcAATCTTTAACCTTGAAAGATGGAGAACGATTAATAAGAAGTTAAAATAGGTTGAATCGAacacaaatataaagataaaactaTGAAATCGAAAACCATAAATCAAATTTATCGATCTATGAATCTGGAAAATCAATCTTTAACATAAATAACAGGTCGAAATCAGTTGAAATCGAACACAAACATATTAATAGATCTGTTGCTAATAACGGAGgatgtggtggtggtggcgatATCTGGTGGTAGTAGTGATGAGGTGCTGGTTGaaagagaaggagagaaagaagaagaaatatttttttttcaggaAGTGGTTCGATCTAAACGAAGATTAGAATAGGAAGggtaaaaatggaaagaagaaaaaCGTTAGTGGACCCTGATCGGGCTTATAGATAGAAAAAGGTATATTTATTGTAGGATAAGGGTATATATGAAGCCCATCAAAACAAGGGACATTTATATAATTACCACTTTTCCAtttatgtaccttcaaccaacatCTCTTTCCTATATATATCTTATTGACATGTTTATAAATAATTTTTGGGGATCAAGGTGTCATGCTTCAGCGATAACAAATTACTAGAAAATGCATCATATTAATGCACTTGCAGTTCTCCTACAATGCTCAACTCGCGGAATGCACCATGATGATGCATTTTAGCTTTTGGAAAACATCCCACTTGCGTGATGCACAAGAAGGACGCAATTTCAGTTCTTGAAAAATATGCCTGAATATGCAGCACAACACAAGCTTAAGATGAAACTTCATCTCATTCGATGAGGCATGCTTGAGCATGCTTtatgcagaaagtacaagtgtcACGCCCTTATTGTGTACTTTTTAAATAAAAGGGGTAGAtttttatttgaaaaaaaaatgaaacaagaaaCGGAGACGCTTAAGCGTACAAAAGGGAAGCAAAAGCAAGCCGAGAAAGTCAAGTTCTGAAACTTTGTAATTCTGGTCTAGCCGACTaacttacccaaaaaaaaaaatcttgctgaCCAACTACGGTGTCTGCATATGTGATGGACGTATTTTTGCATTTTAATTTAGTTAGATTTTTATATTTCGTGTTAGAATACGGccgtccaactcaaaaccaattggcaatgagtggagaagcCCTAAAAACCCTAAgggattataaatcgcaggatcttggattgcccagacaatgtgagactaataatctcaacatttcgcttgtactgttttttttttaattatcattttttttaattcattatcaaaaatatatatatatatatattttaattcaCTTTGGCTCTGAAATGGCTCATGGCAGTTTAATTTTGTTTGCACCGTTTTGCGTCTGTGCACTGACCCGGTTCAAGAGCTACATCACCGGGAAGTGGAGCAGCGCCCAAGCACGTGGCATTTGGTGGTTTGGACTTCTACAGGCAACTAGAGTTCGAAGGCGTGTGCCTAGCAGCCACGTCTTAGTTGGCTACTGATGGACTTTTGTCTCCCAGTTTGTTAGAGGCTGCTGTAATCCCTCTGCAGCCACGTTCCTGCATGCGGAAGAATAGATTTTGGTGCTAATTATGAAGGTTAAATGTAATTGATTTTCTTTTGCTCGAATAAGGAAAGAAGTGATAAATATTCCTTTTTTGCTTGATTAGAGGTACATTTTTGGGGGTATATGCATAAACGAGTATAGAAGTGGGGAGTACAAGAGGAGGCGGGTGAGCCGAGAGCCTTATTTCATTTGGAGCTTAATGTTTTACAATTCTGTTTTCTActgttctttattttatcattttagAAAAAAGATTGCACTGCTTATTGTGAAAACTCCAATTGTGTACAATAAGAAGAATTTTAAATCCTATTATTGTTTCTGGTGCTATGATGAGTAGCTAAATCTCTCCACATCTAAAGAAAAAGAGGAAGCTATTACATTGTGATTATGTGGTAAGTTTTCTTTGATAATTGTTTCCTTAATGGATATTGCTGAACCAGCTGCAAACAGATCAGCAGGAGAAGTTATCATGAGTGGATGGTGTTGGCTTAAGGCATTGACTAAGAGATGCCAGAAACTAATGGTTGAATTCAAAAACAAGGTAAAGCAGGTTGGAAAAGATGATCCAAGAAGGGTAATACATTCTTTCAAAGTTGGATTAGCACTTTCCCTGGTTTCTCTCCTTTACCACGATAAAACACTCTATGGTGGATTTGGTTCCTCGATTATATGGGCGGTCTTAACAGTGGTTGTTGTCTTCGAGTTTAGTGTAGGTTAGTTTCTATATAACGTGTCCTCTTTATATACAATCCCTTATCTTGCTTGTAGGTTGGTATTTACACACGCGACTGGGTAAGGTCATGCATACCTGATTCTCATACTCAGGGATTGGTTTATGACTGAATGTTTTGTAGGAGCCACATTAAGCAAAGGAATTAATAGAGTTTTAGGAACATTGGTAGCTGGTTCTTTAGGTTTGGTAGTTCATCATTTGGCAAGTCTAACTGGAGATAAAGGAGAGCCTGTACTACTTTGCTTTTCGGTTTTCCTTTCAGGTGAGTTACATTTGGCTAGCAGAAACAAATTCATTTTATTGCTAATAATTTACatatattaagtttttttttttttttgctttttgcaGCGTCAGCGGCGACATTTACAAGATTTTTTCCTGGTGTAAAAGCAAGATATGACTACGGGATGGTGATATTTACACTGACATTTAGTTTAGTAGCAGTATCAGCTTATAAGACAGATGAGATCCCAGAGGTTGCTGGTGAAAGGCTAATAACTATTCTAATTGGCTGTGTTACATGTGCTGTTATATCTATATTTCTGTTTCCTGTATGGGCTGGTAAAGATCTACATAAACTGATGTTTCTAAACATAGAACATCTTGCGGTGTTCTTAGACGGTAAGTGATTCAGTTTCCAATAAACATCTGAAAAAGAAACTATTTATTCGTTAACCTTACTTGGAAAATTAAGTTGTACGTAATAAGAAGATGATAATAATCAGTTAATCACAAACTGAAGTTGAAAACTAATGCATGTCTTACAGGATTTGGGGGAGAGTATTTTGGAGTAGAGGATAACAAAGAGAATGAAGATGCAATCACTGATAAGAAGTCATTTCTCGAGGGATACAAAAAGATTCTGATCTCCAAGTCTGAGGAAGAGGCACTggtgagaaaactcttcaaattTATGAATTAGAGATCTCAGTCTGAATAGATGTTTCACTTTCTTATTGATTGCATTTTATTTTGTAGACAAATTTTGCAAGATGGGAGCCGCCTCACGGCTCTTTCCAGTTCAATTATCCTTGGAAGCATTATCTAGAAATTGGAAAAGTAACTCGGCAATGTGCATACAGAATCGAAGAACTTCACAACTGCATCACATCAAAAATCGTAAGTGTATTTCTTATAGATTTCTTATTTGTAAACAATAGGTAACAACGAACTGGATTTATTTCTTATATTGTATGGTCGCAGAAAGCACAATCAGATTTCATAAAGATAATTCAAGATTCATGCATGGAATTGAGCAAGGAATCTGGCATCACTTTGCAGGAACTCTCGGCAGCTGTTAAACAAACGACGTACCCTAAGGCTGCTCCTACACATATCAAGAACTTGAAAAAGACCGCTGCTAACTTGAAAACAGTCCTAAAGACAGTTACATTAGAGAATGCTAACgtcttggaggatatcatgccgGGTGCCATGGTGGCTTCACTACTAGTTGATATCGTTGGATGCATAGAAGATATTGCGGAGTCTGTTATTGAGCTTGCCCACTTAGCGAAATACAAAGGTGCGGATCCAGCTAGCTAGCTGTTAGTCAGGAGAAATAATTTTGTGTTCAGATGAGAAGTTTTTTTTAACGAACTCCAGGTCAGGGCCTTTCATTAATATAAAAGACAAAGGCAAAGGAGAAAGTGACAAGGAATGGAATACCAGATCTCCTATATGAAATAAAGTATAGGAAAAAAATGTTAACGAAATCTAAAAGTAGGTAAGACATCTCCGTCACTCCTCACTGGGTGGATCGTTCCACCATTGTTTTCAAACAAGAACTTATTTTGTGAATACGCATGTTGGTTTAGAAATTTAGTAAACGCCGCTCAAGGAGTGATAATCTGTATGTTGTGTTTTAAGACTTGATAAAAGGGTAATGTTGCAGCTTCCACCAATTACTCTGACACCTCTTTTACCGTAACAATAACTTGGTAAGGCAGTCATTGGAGCATCGAAACACTTCTTGCATTTACTCGGTGACAAATCTCGACTACATTGAACTAACCCATATAACTTCTCATCAGAATATCCTCCCAATGCCATTTCTCTAATCAACTCTCAGTATCTTCTTTCGTTGAGTTCCTGGCGTTTGGTCCTAGACATtcgacccaactattttttttttgataagaatagAGAAATTCATTAAGGAGATAAGAATTTACAAATGTCTACAACAGGTAGGCAGAAACAAAAgcaaaaaacagaaaattaggagAATTTACAAATGCCATTTACTCGGTGACCCAACTGTTATAGCTATCTTTACATGAACTTAATTTCGTTGAGAATAATGAAACTATTACCAATCATGATGCGGTTAAACGCTTCTTTATGAACTTACAGACAATTTCTCAACCTAAAAGACTGGAACAGAAAAAAAGAATACATTAGTTAGggttaaaaatcaaaattaaattatAGTTATGTCCAATATGAGATTGGGGGGTTTTGTTTCTTACACTGGGAGAAGAGATCAACAACCCAGTGTGCATAAGAATTAAGAGTTAAGAAAGAAAATTGAAAATAATTAAGTTGGaattaattaagtttttttttaaagagtaGTTAATATAGGatgaatataaatatatatttgcACATTTGGGAAGGCTAGAGGTATCACATGTAGCTAATTATTTTCTTGTAAcccatatttttcttttcttgatttcattATTCATTGAACATATACCTTTGTTAGAAACAAAATTCTACATAATTACCAaccatattttcttttatgaatCATTTGATAACAAAGGAGTGGCTTATGAAACGGAAGAAACGTGTTGTTCTACTTGCATGATTTATGAGTTTTTATTGGAGTTTTAGTTATGGGATAATAAACAATAGTTAAGATAGGTTTACTTAACCATTCTCTTGGGTATCTTTATTGAAAAAGATTTTGAACTCGCACTGCGAGATCAAAAATGAACTCGCAGCTTTAGGATCGTCAGATTGTCCAGATACGACATCATCTAACTGCCCATATAATCACAATTATCTAACAAATTTTCTAACTAATCCTTCGTATTTTACTGAACCCTGATAAAATTAGAGACCAAACGATTCTTAATAAGATTGCGTTAGGTTTATCTTTTTCGGGGACGAAACATAAGCCAaaagaagataaaattaaaatgggattttttttttaaggggGTTTGCTAAGACCATTCTAATCATGATTCAAATCATCAAACTAACATTATATGTTCAATCATAACTTAACTATCACTATTTCGTCAAACCAACACCATTTGATCAATCAGCTAACACTGCTGTTAAATCTATTTGATCATCATCAAACTAAATATAATAGTTTACCTTGATTATTTTAACATCTTTTCTGAGTACATTCATATTAATTCTCTTTCAGTTTAATGATAGAAAAGGGTATCATGGTGAAGATCTTAGGTCAGCAATTAATTGAAGAAGCAGTACAAGGACCATCAAAGAAAATGGCACCAAAAGATTAGATAGCTGTTTAAAATGATAAATCAAATGTATTACCTTGGACAAAATAAGGCCATTGAGATGCTGTTGATATACCACCTTTATTGAAGAATTGCTTGGTGATTATGGTCAAATTCAAGAAGGGAATAATGACAATGCATGGTGATTACAACTGTGCTGGACATTTTACTGCAATTACAAGCGTACTTCTAAGATCAATAGCCATGGAGGTCCAATCATTGAGGCAAAGAAGACGTATGATATTAAGTATGAAATTGTTGGAATACTGTGAAGCTTTTAGAAAAAATCGGTTAATTGGATAACTGTGGTTAAAGTCCATAGTTAGCCGATGTCATATCACTGTAATCTAACAGCCCTAAAGCCGCGAATTCATTTTTGATCTGGCGCTGCGAGATCAAAAGATTTTCCATTTTTATCCCTTTATTGATTTCAACATCTATTTTGAATTGTATGAAATTATTATGAAATGTATATTTTATATGAGTTGAATCTATGTGATGTGCATGGCGTTAAAATCTCACTAtgtgctctttttttttttttttttcttttaattattggtTATGATTTTGTGGAAATGTCCACGAGAACTGCGTGTATGTCGAATAATTGTGTGTAATGGTTTTTCTTGTATTTGTAAGAAATATTTGATGTTTGTCATGTTTTGCTAGTATCATGATTTAAACATGaatcgatatgtttgttttgatggCGGGGCACGAACCGAGGATACTCGTGCAACTTGTCGGAATGACCCCTATAAGCGGATTGGCGGGGCACGAACCGAGGATACTCGTGCAACTTGTCGGAATGACCTCGATAAGCGGATTGGCAGGGCACGAACTGAGGAAACTCGTGCATAAAGAAATATTAGTACTGTGAATTTATTGATAAACTGATGTTGTTGTTattgtcatttcatttgctgaGTTTGTGTTCACATGAATGTTCGTTCATTTTGTTGTGATTGTTTTCTATATCTTTTAGAGGATGGGAAGGTATGCCTATTGAGCCGTCAACTCACCTCAATTGACAATTTTTTTGCAGATTTCATGGAAGTTGGAAATGGAAActaaaaaaattagttatcttGTTGATCGTGTTATTTTTGTTATTTAATGTGTAATTTGATGTTAACATTTTGTTGAGaataatgtaatttttttttaattaaaaaaaattcatgtATGAAAACAATCTCTTATGCTTAGTGAAATCATTATAGAGAAATAAAACTTTAAGTCTCGTTCCGACCCGTAACgtttcgagttcggatctccatatgagTTTGACCTAGGTCCggaaactcggggtgttacaagttggCTAAGGGTTGTGTCAAATTAATTTCTAATGACCTTTTTGTCTTTTAGTAACATGCCTCAAATAAAATCCCAATGCCTCAAAACTAGGAATACAAAATAAGTATGATCTTCTTGGAAAAAATCATGCGAGCCGTCAAATTATACCATTtctattagagcatctccaatgcaggGGGTAAAGGTCTTAAATCGCATGGCACATAAGATTTAAGACTTTTTCTAccaaattttcatcttcaatacAAGGGTAAAGGTCATAAATAAAATGACATGGCCAAAAGAGGGTAACCGAGAAAGTTTATATTAGAGtatctccaatgcaaggggtaAAGGTCTTAAAATTGAATGACACCTAGGATTTCAGACTTTTTGCACAAAGTTTCCATCTCCAACACAAGGGTCAAGGTCATAGAGATAGATGACATGGCTAAGTGGAGGTAATGGAGAAAGTCTAGATAACACTTTCTCTATGACCTTGGGTCTTAAAGCCACATCATCATTTTGTctctaaattcaaataaattttgttAGATAATACCTTGGGGGTTGGAGATCACTTAAGGTAAAaagttttacatttttttcttttgccaTTTAATAATGACCCACACATAATAATGTGTTAGAGATGACCTGGACCCTTTATATTGGAAATGCTCTTACAGAAAGTCTAGATTAGACCTTCTTCACGATCTTGGGCCCACATCACCTTTTTGTCTCTTAATTTAAACAAGAAGTGTAAGATAAGATTTTGGACATTGGAGATGAACTTTAACTAAAAAGTTTTGTCTTTATCATATTTTCTCATTTGATAATGacctcttgcattggagatgctcatTGATACAGGACCAATTCCAATAGACTTACTGAACGTTCACTTTGGCGTAGCGTACATCCAGCAGGAATTGAACCTATGAATTTGCCAATTATGAGTTGGGCGCTTTAACCATTCAGCCATGGATGCTTAAAGACTGCTTGTTTTTTCTTGGAAAAAGGACATGCGAAGACTACTACACATTTCAAATCAAATTAATGCCTTATAAGTGATGTAAATTAATACAATGTGAAGtaaagaaaataatacaaaatgaTACACAAACGGAACAATTATTACAATTTAAATTACGGCAAATAAATTCAAACATATCACAGAAATATTATCTCCGGAGTCAAAACTTTGTGGCCTATTAGTTGATAAAAGCACAATGTTTTCTGATCTCGCCTGCATTACCAGTCAGAACTTCAATAGTATTAATTTTCTCCATAGACACCGCAAAGTCCTTGAAGAAAGTTGGTCCATTGTTTCTTGCTTGACTCCTAACGTAAGCTTTCGTCTCAGGGTCGTTAAGAAGAGCTGCATCAGATGTAAGTAATCCTCTTCTCTTAGCAACAAGCTTATAGTAACTTGAGTCGAATGTTTTGAAACTTCCTGGATCCATCTCGGCTGTAGTCACGAAATCGTTTGGCTTACATTTGCTCTTTAACCGTGGTACGTACTCGCTGTCCAATGTTGGGTCAGTATCACCTTTGCCAGTGAAGTTGTACAACCTTTGTGAAAATCCGGCGCAATTGGCAATACCAATTGTATGTCCACCTGTTCATAAATGACGTGTAAAAAGTAGTAATTAGTTTTCGAACCTCAAACTTGATGGTGATGAATACGGGTTTTAGAGTTACCCACCAACTGATTAATTTTTATGTGTAATATACCTGATAAGACTGCGAGATCT comes from Papaver somniferum cultivar HN1 chromosome 7, ASM357369v1, whole genome shotgun sequence and encodes:
- the LOC113294094 gene encoding aluminum-activated malate transporter 2-like, whose product is MDIAEPAANRSAGEVIMSGWCWLKALTKRCQKLMVEFKNKVKQVGKDDPRRVIHSFKVGLALSLVSLLYHDKTLYGGFGSSIIWAVLTVVVVFEFSVGATLSKGINRVLGTLVAGSLGLVVHHLASLTGDKGEPVLLCFSVFLSASAATFTRFFPGVKARYDYGMVIFTLTFSLVAVSAYKTDEIPEVAGERLITILIGCVTCAVISIFLFPVWAGKDLHKLMFLNIEHLAVFLDGFGGEYFGVEDNKENEDAITDKKSFLEGYKKILISKSEEEALTNFARWEPPHGSFQFNYPWKHYLEIGKVTRQCAYRIEELHNCITSKIKAQSDFIKIIQDSCMELSKESGITLQELSAAVKQTTYPKAAPTHIKNLKKTAANLKTVLKTVTLENANVLEDIMPGAMVASLLVDIVGCIEDIAESVIELAHLAKYKGADPAS